The Streptomyces sp. NBC_00236 DNA window ATCCTCACCACCGACGGGCAGCAACTCCGGCTTCGTATCAGGGGCGTCGATTTCGAGGGCGAGAGCTTCGATGCCCTGTGCCCGGTGGCGGGCATGCCGCCGGAGAGCGGGATGTTTGCCCTCGCCGACGGGATGCTCAACGACTGCGTCCTGGAATGGGACCTGCCGTTCCCCGTCACGGCGGACGGCGAGCTCCATCAGGCCACGCTGAGCTGCCTGTTGTCGCTGCGCAGGCCCGACCCGTATCTCTATCTGGAGCTGCGCTACGGCGGTGCGGCCTTCCGGTCCCACCGTGCCGAGAGCGACTTCGGGGCCGCGCTTGCCACCATCCAGCGCTCCCTGCCGCCCGGGATCCGGCTCCGGACGTGCATCGCGTGCGCCTTCTCGGACTACTTCCCGGCACCCGGCCGAGGGCTCTCCGGCGGCCTCGCCTGCTTCCGGGGCGCCAAGGAGGCCTACCGCGGGGCGGCGGGCGAGGACGACGTGCTGGACCTGTGGGACCGGCGCAGCGGATTCGTCCAGGAGGTCTGGAGCTGCCGCGAGTTCGAGCCCCGCCCGGAGACGGGTGCGGGCACCGGCCACCGCGGCGCGTTCCCGCTCGAAACGGCCTGACCGCAGCGGCGGGCTTCCACCTGCGGCCCGCGTGACACGCGACATGACACCCCCTCAACCGGCCTGCCCTCAACCGGCCTGACGGCTCGACGCCGTCGGGCCGGTTCGTCGTTCCGGCCGTACCCGGGTCGCCGCGCCCTCAGCGGAAGGTTGCCGCACCTTCATTGTTCTACTAGCATGCGAACAATGGAGGTATTGATGAACCGGAAGAACACCGGCCGCGCGGCTCTCGCCACGCTGCCGTTCCTGCTGGCCCTCGCCGCCGACCTGATCCTTTTCGCCACACGCCGTGACCGCCTGCCCGCCCAGCTGGCCAGCCACTTCGTGGGCAACGGCAGGGCGGACGACTACGCGGGCCGGACCTCGTACGTCGTCATCACCACGGTGCTGCTCGTCGGTACCGGTGCGCTGTGGGCCCTGATGACCGCCCGGGGAGGGTTCCACGGCCGGGCGTACCGGGGAGCGGTCGCCTCCGGCTATGCGGTCGCCGGCTTCCTGGGGTACCTGATGGCGGTGGTCCTGCTCGTCAATGTGGACGCCGCCGAGGACGGGCAGGGCCGAGCCCAGGACGTCTCGTTCCCGATGTGGCAGCTGGCCGCCGCGCTGGGGGTGG harbors:
- a CDS encoding DUF6304 family protein codes for the protein MTDESWAGWYRDRQGSDAVILTTDGQQLRLRIRGVDFEGESFDALCPVAGMPPESGMFALADGMLNDCVLEWDLPFPVTADGELHQATLSCLLSLRRPDPYLYLELRYGGAAFRSHRAESDFGAALATIQRSLPPGIRLRTCIACAFSDYFPAPGRGLSGGLACFRGAKEAYRGAAGEDDVLDLWDRRSGFVQEVWSCREFEPRPETGAGTGHRGAFPLETA